The Arcobacter sp. F155 genome contains the following window.
GAAAGAGAATAGAACTGGAACAATTGTAAATATTTCTTCAGTTGCCGGTAAAAAAACATTCCCCGCTCATGCTGCTTATTGTGGTACAAAATTTGCAATTCACGGAATCTCTGAAAATGTAAGAGAAGAAGTAGCTACTTTTGATGTAAGAGTTGTAACTATTGCCCCAGGTGCAGTTGAGACTGAACTATTATCGCATACAACTGATGATGAAATTATCAAGGGTTATGAAGAATGGAAAGAATCAATGGATGGTGTAATTGTTGCAGATGATATTGCTAGATCAATTGAGTTTGTATACTCACAACCACAAAATGTAAACATTAGAGAACTTGTAATCGCTGCAACTAGACAAGAACCGTAGAAATAGCTAGAATATATAATGAATTTTAAAGTTGTATCTTTTAATGATAGTTTAAAACTAAAAGCTATATCAATTTTTAATATCTTGAATATGAAAGAAGCTATTCATATTCAAGATGTCGATTTTTTGTTAATTGATACAGCAACAATAGATGATAAAGCTATCGAATCCTATAAAAATAGAGAGGCCAGTTGTTTCCTACTTTTTGTTGTAAATAATGATGAAGATATAAAAAAACTTTTAAAAAATGGTTTTTCAAACTATATTCAATATTCTTTTTCTTCTGAAGAATTAAAAAGTTGGTGTAAGTTTTTTCAGAAGACAAAAAAAACAGAAATAATTCACTTAAACCAAGAAATCAATATAAATCTCAAAAAAAGTGAAATATTCATAGATAATCAGATATATGTTTTAACAAAGCAAGAAATACTACTATTTAAATCTCTATCAAAAGGAGAGTTTATATCTACAAAAAATTTGAAGTCTTTATTAAAACTAAATAGTGATACATCTGTTAGAACACTTATTAATAGAATTAAAAAGAAAATTAAATTTGATATATTTATTCAAAAAAGAAATCATGGATATAAGCTAAATATTGATAATTT
Protein-coding sequences here:
- a CDS encoding SDR family oxidoreductase; the encoded protein is MKELVVITGASSGIGEATAKRFSDAGHPLLLIARRVEKLEALNLPNSICTKVDVTDFDEIKKVIRDAEEKYGKTGCLVNNAGAMLLGSVDTQDIKEWQKMFDLNVIAVLNCMQAVLSDMKENRTGTIVNISSVAGKKTFPAHAAYCGTKFAIHGISENVREEVATFDVRVVTIAPGAVETELLSHTTDDEIIKGYEEWKESMDGVIVADDIARSIEFVYSQPQNVNIRELVIAATRQEP
- a CDS encoding response regulator transcription factor, yielding MNFKVVSFNDSLKLKAISIFNILNMKEAIHIQDVDFLLIDTATIDDKAIESYKNREASCFLLFVVNNDEDIKKLLKNGFSNYIQYSFSSEELKSWCKFFQKTKKTEIIHLNQEININLKKSEIFIDNQIYVLTKQEILLFKSLSKGEFISTKNLKSLLKLNSDTSVRTLINRIKKKIKFDIFIQKRNHGYKLNIDNFEKENNNSELYIKELEEQNALIQKIVDNSSVYIVTFIHKQLFCINKAFRDLLGNEVVKELWDEENGDFFQLLECNSKEKEYLKDELLNHKTINNVRLYNLNSNESFNFKVETFYFRKLDKHLLIFS